From Vidua macroura isolate BioBank_ID:100142 chromosome 8, ASM2450914v1, whole genome shotgun sequence, one genomic window encodes:
- the TFAM gene encoding transcription factor A, mitochondrial: protein MAAAAALLGRAAGLGLGLGLGLVTAAGGRRLLRCGTGAGLRERGTGTLLDGAVVCRAGGAAERCLSRGTSSIQRPKRPLTAYFRFVMDNRPAFREKNPEASNTELIKKLAGAWKELPASQKQVYEEARKTDWKRYGEQMAAYKAQLTPAQAAALKEERRKQLAKRRSIRAKRELNLLGKPKRARSGFNIFLSENFQESEGNSPVAKLKKLFDTWQKMSASQKQPYLQLAEDDKIRYENEMKLWEAKMIELGREDLVRSKKQKLKKKPAETVKQTETAKASSGRGKKAKLKKSEE from the exons atggcggcggcagcggcctTGCTGGGCCGGGCCGCGGGCCTGGGCCTGGGCCTGGGCCTGGGCCTGGTCAcggccgcgggcgggcggcggctccTCCGGTGCGGGACGGGAGCGGGGCTGCGCGAGCGGGGCACAGGGACCCTCCTCGACGGTGCCGTTGTATGCAgggccggcggcgcggcggAGCGCTGCCTGTCTCGAGGGACCAGCTCGATTCAGCGCCCGAAGCGGCCCCTCACCGCCTATTTTCGTTTTGTGATGGACAACCGTCCGGCCTTtcgggaaaaaaacccag AAGCGAGCAACACAgaactgattaaaaaattaGCAGGTGCGTGGAAGGAGTTACCAGCATCACAGAAGCAG GTTTATGAGGAAGCAAGAAAGACAGACTGGAAAAGATACGGAGAGCAGATGGCCGCTTACAAAGCCCAACTGactccagcccaggctgctgctttgaaagaggaaaggagaaaacaacTGGCAAAGAGAAGATCAATCAGGGCAAAAAGA gaattgAATCTACTTGGAAAACCTAAAAGAGCTCGTAGTGGCTTTAACATCTTCCTGTCAGAAAATTTTCAAGAAAGTGAGGGAAATTCACCTGTG GCAAAGCTGAAGAAACTATTTGATACGTGGCAAAAAATGTCTGCTTCCCAAAAACAG ccaTACTTGCAGCTTGCTGAAGATGATAAGATTCGGTATGAGAATGAAATGAAGTTGTGGGAAGCAAAAATGATTGAACTGGGACGTGAAGACCTGGTGCGTTCCAAAAAgcaaaagttaaaaaagaaacctgCTGAAACTGTAAAGCAAACTGAAACAGCCAAAGCTTcttcaggaagaggaaaaaaggcaaaattaaaaaaatcggaagaataa
- the UBE2D1 gene encoding ubiquitin-conjugating enzyme E2 D1 isoform X1: protein MALKRIQKELSDLQRDPPAHCSAGPVGDDLFHWQATIMGPPDSAYQGGVFFLTVHFPTDYPFKPPKIAFTTKIYHPNINSNGSICLDILRSQWSPALTVSKVLLSICSLLCDPNPDDPLVPDIAQIYKSDKEKYNRHAREWTQKYAM, encoded by the exons GAACTAAGTGATCTGCAGCGAGATCCACCAGCCCACTGTTCTGCCGGACCTGTTGGAGATGACT tgtTTCATTGGCAAGCAACTATTATGGGACCC cctGATAGTGCATATCAAGGGGGAGTATTTTTTCTCACAGTACACTTTCCAACAGACTATCCTTTCAAACCACCAAAG attGCTTTTACAACAAAAATATATCACCCAAACATAAACAGTAATGGGAGTATTTGTCTTGATATCTTGAGATCACAATGGTCACCAGCTCTGACTGTTTCTAAAG ttttattgTCCATATGCTCCTTACTTTGTGATCCTAATCCAGATGATCCTTTAGTACCAGATATTGCACAGATCTACAAGTCAGACAAGGAAAA ATACAACAGACATGCAAGAGAATGGACTCAGAAATATGCAATGTAA
- the UBE2D1 gene encoding ubiquitin-conjugating enzyme E2 D1 isoform X2 produces MGPPDSAYQGGVFFLTVHFPTDYPFKPPKIAFTTKIYHPNINSNGSICLDILRSQWSPALTVSKVLLSICSLLCDPNPDDPLVPDIAQIYKSDKEKYNRHAREWTQKYAM; encoded by the exons ATGGGACCC cctGATAGTGCATATCAAGGGGGAGTATTTTTTCTCACAGTACACTTTCCAACAGACTATCCTTTCAAACCACCAAAG attGCTTTTACAACAAAAATATATCACCCAAACATAAACAGTAATGGGAGTATTTGTCTTGATATCTTGAGATCACAATGGTCACCAGCTCTGACTGTTTCTAAAG ttttattgTCCATATGCTCCTTACTTTGTGATCCTAATCCAGATGATCCTTTAGTACCAGATATTGCACAGATCTACAAGTCAGACAAGGAAAA ATACAACAGACATGCAAGAGAATGGACTCAGAAATATGCAATGTAA